A stretch of DNA from Spirosoma endbachense:
TGGAGTGTAAAGCCTGCCCATCTGTATCGATTTGCGTTAAGCGATAGTAGTTGGCTCCGTCCAGCGGTCGTTGATCCGTGAAGCCGTAATAGTGATGTTGGTCAGTAGCTCCTTTAGCTGCGATTCGGCCAACGGTTGTAAACTCTCCCAGATCGTAGCTACGTTGAACCTCGAAACAATCGGCATTACGTTCCTGCACTGTCTCCCAGCTAATCTGAACATGATCGCCCTGCGGTTTGGCCGTAAAGGAAACGAGCGAAACGGGGAGTATTTGGGCATTAATCACAATTTCATCCAAATGCATTGAACCACGCCCCTCATCTGCTTGGCAACCGTAGAAACGAAACGATATTGGATTAGGGTTATCAGCAAAAGCAGGATTTGTACTTGATAACGTTATAGGTTGCGATTGGTAAGGAGGAGATTGTGCAGTAATTGCCCCAATATATATGTCACTTGCAAAATTATCGAGGCTATGCCTTACTCGTATTTCACGAGGCCCATTAGTGGAGCGGCTAAAATAAAATGAAAGTTTATTTAAAGTTAGTAACCCCCCATTTAACGGTACTACCGAAATTTCAAGGTATTCATTTACACCACAATTTGGGTCATTCCAATTCCTGAGATTTACCGCCTGACCAAACTGACCATTAGGGAAGCCTCCTACATTGGGAATACTTATGCCCATGACAGAAGCTGCATTTGCAACTACATTGGGTGAAGATGATACCCCGCTAAGGTTCCCGTCAAAACTCCAGATCGCTGTAAAAGGAGTTATCGTTTGTGCTTTAGAGAAATGGAAGCAGGCAAAGAACACAAATGTTAAAAGTGCGAACGATAGTTTCATAGCCAGATGTGATCGAACAAAGTGTCACTAACACCTGCAATCTAGCTACTTATCTCGTTTTCACAAGAGAATCAATACAAAAAAGTACCCTGTTCAGATTTTATAGTGACTTTTTTGCCTGCATAAGCCTCTACATGTCCAATTACCTGAGCGTCAATACCAAACGATCTGGATATATCGATAACCTGCTGAGCCATGTTTTCGGGTAGATATACTTCCAGTCGATGCCCCATATTAAAGACTTTATACATCTCCTGCCAACTCGTACCACTCTCCTGCTGAATCAGTTGAAATAAAGGCGGCACGGGAAACAGGTTGTCTTTTATAACGTGCAGATCATCAATAAAATGAAGTACTTTCGTCTGCGCTCCGCCGGAACAATGCACCATGCCGTGGATTTGCGAACGTAGCTCATCGAGTAGTGCTTTGGCAACCGGAGCATAGGTTCTCGTTGGCGAAAGAATCAGTTGGCCAACCGTTACATTTTCACCAGAACCAACGGCAATTTCGTCAGTTAGCTTTTTCGAACCGCTGTAAATCAGGCTACGATCAATGGCAGGGTCAAAGCTCTCAGGGTATTTGTCGGCGAGATAATGGGCCAGCACATCATGCCGGGCAGACGTAAGGCCGTTGCTCCCCATTCCTCCGTTATAGGTTGTTTCGTAAGTTGCCTGGCCAAATGAAGCCAGTCCAACAAGAACGTCACCCGCCTGAATGCGGTCGTTGCTGATCACCTGATCGCGTCGCATCCGGGCAATGACCGTACTATCGACAATGATCGTACGAACCAGATCACCCACATCGGCCGTTTCGCCACCGGTGCTGTAAATCTCGATGCCATAATCACGGAGCATCTGCAACACTTCCTCTGTTCCGTTGATAATTTCGGCGATCACCTCTCCGGGAATCAGGTTTTTGTTACGCCCGATGGTAGACGACAGTAACATCGGGCCCGTTGCTCCAACGCAGATCAGGTCGTCGGTATTCATCACGACCGCGTCCTGTGCAATCCCTCGCCAGACGCTCAGATCGCCCGTTTCGCGCCAGTACAGATAGGCCAGAGACGATTTTGTTCCAGCTCCATCAGCGTGCATGATGGTGCAGTAATCCGGGTCACCAGCCAGTGTATCGGGTACGATTTTACAAAACGCCTTTGGGAATAAGCCTTTATCGAGTTGGGCTATGGCGTTGTGAACATCTTCTTTGCTGGCGGAAACTCCGCGCTGGGCATAACGATCAGTCATGCCACAAAGGTAAGGACGAAGGAGGAAAGAGTAGAGCGATGTAAAGGAGAAAAACCCATTACATCCCCTATGCACCGCTCTCGCATACTGAATCAGGCTTTTTGCTCGGCCCACGGCCAGACCCGTGCCACCGCATCGGCGGACCGTGGTTAACCATGACACTCAGAAAAACCGTGGCACAGGTCTGGCCAAAGGCAGGGCGATTGTCCTCCTGTTAATAAACAATGGCTGCTTCGGCCCGAATACTATCCAGTAATGTCATCAGATTAACGCTATCGTCCAGTGACCAGATGGGGCTTTCAGTCCGACCTTCGGCCAGGCATTGCATAACATGTTGCGCTTCATAATCATAACCGTGCGTACTCCGGTCGAAGTCAAAATCGGTTGGTTCCTGGTCTTCAAGATGAAGCGTAATCCCTTTCGTTTCATGAAAACGGCTATGGATTCGAATCTGGCCTGATTCCCCCTGTATGATGCCTATGCAATCGGTTTTCGCCTGCAATGTGCTATCCAGCAAAGCAAGCTGGCCACCTTCGTAGGTCAGTACCATGCCACATTGTTCGTCGACGCCGGTTGTACCAAAAATGGCCGATGCTTTGATTGATGTTGGTTTGCCCAACATCAGGTACGACAAAAACAGCGGATAGATCCCAATGTCCATCAACGCTCCTCCCCCCAGTGCCTTATTAAACAATCGTCCATCAGGAGAAAAGGGTGCCTTAAAACCAAAGTCTGCTTTTACCGACAAGATCTTACCAATAGCCCCCGATTGAGCCAGCTCATGCGCCCGGACAATACCAGGCATGAACCGACTCCAGAGTGCTTCCATCAGGAATACCTTCCCGGAGCGGGCAGTGTCAACCATTTCCTGCACCTGTTTACCATCCATCGCAAACGGCTTTTCGCCAAGTACGGCCACACCACCTTTCAGGAGCATCATCGCATGCTTATGGTGTTGCGTATGAGGAGTAGCCACATAAACCACATCCAGATCGGGTAAGGTTAGCAAGTCTTCATACGCACCAAAGGCATGAGTAGCTCCGTACTGCTGCGCAAATTCGTCGGCACGTTGTTGATTGGAAGAAGCGACGGCATACAGTTGTGCGTCGGGCAGTGTCAGCAAGTCCTGCACGAACTTATGGGCGATACGGCCCGGTCCTAAAATTCCCCAGCGGGTCATATGGATACCTGATTGAGTGAAGGGCAATTCAATAAATAGGCCAGTCGACCATCGGTCAAATCTAGAGTTTTTTCCTAAGTTGCGGGCATTACCATCTCAACATCTCGTGAAAACACTCCATTTTTTTGCCTTAACGACTGTCCTCCTTTTTTTTCATTTTCGTGTGTTTGCCCAGATTGTGGAGCAACCCGATCCGCTACGACCTTCTACACCAGACTCCATTAAAACGACCAAAACGGATTCGAGCGAGGTAGCAACCAGCAGTCAGGATACAACCCAGGCCGAACAAGCTGCTCCATCTACACCTACGTTTCGGTATCGCTTTACCGCCGATGGCACTCTTACATCCGGAAATGTCAACCGGGCTTTATTGCAACTGACGAGCGCAATCGATTATCAGCTCAGTGACTATTTCAAGTTGTCGAGTAATCCGTCCTTCGTTTATGGGAAGCAAAACGGTCTTCTGGCCGAACGCGAATGGTTCGGTGATCTACGAACGACTTTACGCCACGAAAAACGATTGTATTATCTGGCCTTTGGATCGTATGAGCGAAGTAATCTGCGCCAGATCAATCATCGCTGGACCGTTGCGGCCGGGGCAGGCTTTAAGTTGCTCAATCGCAAACGGGCCTATATTTCGCTTACTGACGTGTTAATGCAGGAATATACCGACTTTCAGGAGTTGAACGACATCAACATTTTCCGAAATTCGGCCCGGCTTTATGGCGAATACACCTTTGATAAGGATCGCTGGACCGTTACGCACACGGCTTTTTATCAACCCGCTTTGGGTCAGTACAACATCCGCTGGAATGCCAGTGTAAGCGTTCAGGTGAAGTTAACGGCAACAACCAGCCTGCGCACAACGCTTGCGAATGCGTATGAAAGCCTGATAGTGCCCGGCCGTCAGAATAATGACCTGCGATTTACAGTAGGCTTGGTCTATGAAAAAAAGTAGAGCGGCAACGTATGGCCGCTCAGACTGACTGGTTTCGACAAGATTACTGCTTCCCGGGGAATGGAATGATTAGTCGTTCACCCCGCGTTGCAATGTCTTTTTCTTTCTTATTGGCCCGCATGATGGCTTCTTTACTGACGCCATATTTTTGCGCGACAACCCGCAATACATCGCCAGGACCAACGGTATGAACAGCCATCACTTTTACGTTCAACTTCGTAATACCGGCTTTAACATCGCTTTCCGATACGCCGGGATTCATTTCTTTCAGTGTGCTGACTTTCATGTTATAGCGATTGGCGACACCGTAAAAGGTTTCGCCGGCACCAACCGTATACGAACTGGAAACACCGCCAGGTTTTATTTTTGGCCGGGCCACTTCCGGCTTTTCTGCAACAACTTCTTCTTTAGGCTTCTCGGCCTTAGGCTTTTCCTCTTTCGGTTTTTCTTCCTTGGGCTTCTCTTCCTTTTTGGCTTCCTCTGGCTTCTTATCAGCAGGCTTCACAGCAGTCGCTTTTTCGTTCGGCCCTGGCTTACCGTCGGTTGTTTCCCGATTCCCTTCAGCTACCTCTTCAGCCTGTGCATTGGCCTCAGGTGCATCGGCGGGCGGAGCCGCCTGCGACAGATCGACCGGGGCTGGCTGCGACGACGTATCGACCTCTTCCGGAGCCATCAACATCTCGCCATTATCCTGACTCACCGGCTGTTGAGATAACGTATCAAGCGCTACATTCGTCAGTTCGTCAGATCCGTTGGTATCGTCGGAAATGTACTCATAGCCCACGTAAAGCAAAGCCGCAATCAACCCAACCAGCACAATTAGCGTAAGGGCAGGCAGACTGGAATTTCCGGTCGGACGGGAGTTTGTCGTTTGATTATCGGTTTCCATTGAGTATATGGGTATAGGTTAGGGCCGGGCTCCCGGTGCTATGGTTAGCTGTCGACTCATCTCGGCCACTTTTTCTTTCAACTCCTCTTTAAACTGCGCCAGCTTTTGAGCAACCCGTTCATCGGAACTTCCAATGATTTGCGCGGCCAGGATACCCGCATTACGGGCACCATCCAGCGCCATCGTTGCAACCGGAACGCCAGCTGGCATCTGTAAAATAGACAGGACGGAATCCCAGCCGTCGATTGAATTGCTTGATTTGACGGGAACCCCGATCACGGGCAAGGTTGTCAGCGAAGCAACCATACCGGGCAGATGAGCAGCGCCACCGGCTCCGGCAATGATAACCCGCAAGCCCCGGTCACGGGCTGTTTTCGCATACTCGACCATTTTTTCGGGGGTGCGATGGGCCGAAACAATATCCATTTCCCAAACAACACCCAACGTTGTTAACATGTCGGCGGCCTCCTGCATGACTTTACGGTCAGAGAGGCTACCCATAATAATGCCTACCATTCAGTGGAATACAAATTGACTCTTTGCGAAATAACGCAGTTTAGCGCAGACTTTTATGGAAAGACCGGGAAAATATTATTCTGGAAAGTAAAGTTAGTGCTACCTGGTCCATAGACATCTACAACTAACATGTCTAGACAATCTTCAGCGACTCGAACTTCCGGCCCAGAATAGCCACATCATCCGTACCCAGATAGTCGTGGAGCAGAGTTGCATAAATCTGACGAAAATCGACAGAGTAGGTCAGGTCACCGTCGGTCAGGGCCGTTAGGTTAGGGGCTTCGTTCAGCACCCGACGCGATGACATTCCTCCGCCAATCAGAAATACGTTGTTAGCCGTTCCATGATCCGTGCCGTTGCTGGCATTCTGCTTCACCCGACGACCAAACTCCGAGAATGTCATCAGCAATACGTCATTTTGCCGACCGGCGGCTTTCAGGTCCGTCATAAACGCGCCCACGGCTTCGGCATATTGGCCCAGCAATCGCTCCTGCTGCCCCGGCTGGTTGATGTGTGTATCGAAACCACTGATTGAGATATAATAAACGCTCGTTTCAACACCAGACTGAATAAATTGAGAAACGGTCTTGAGTCGATTACCCAGTTCATGATTGGGATAGGTCGTTGAGGAAGTCTGTATTTTTGCCTTATCATAGACGTATTCAGCCGATGAAACCGTTTCAGCGAGCGTTTTATACAGGTACGACACGGATTCGTGCTCGTCGTGATGCTCCTTACCCAGCTTCGTAACCAGACCACTCCGAGTCTGATTGTACAGTTTTTTGGGGTCTAAGACAGCCATTCCGTTCAGATTATTCCCTTTCAGAGCAAGGCTGAGCGTATCGTCTACCTCAATGGTACGGAACGGTTGCTGCGATTTCCCGGCGCAGGCCGCGTCCAGATAACGGCCAACCCAGCCCGTGCGAAGATACTGATCTGAATCGCTGGCTGTTTGCCAGATATCCATCGAGCGAAAGTGCGAACGGTCGGGATTTGGGTAGCCGACATTGTTGATCACCGTCACCAATCCTTCATCATAGAGGGCTTTCAACGAACCCATGGCCGGATGCAGGCCAATTTCGTCGTTTAAGGGCAATACTTTCTCGGGCCGGATGGCAATGGTAGGCCGCTCGCGGTAGTAAATATCATTACGAAACGGTATGACCGTATTGAGGCCATCGTTTCCGCCCGATAGCTGCACAATCACCAGAATTTTACCCGTCGAGCCGGGCAGTTGCCCCATTGCCTGCGTTTCGTAGGCTTTCAGAAAATGCGGAATCAATAAGGTTCCCGCCGTTGTCAGGGCCGATTGTTGAAGGAAGTCTCTGCGGTTCATAATTTCTAAAGAGTGCAAGAGCGAATGACTAAAAGAGCGAAACGCGAAACGTTAGTACTGCGCTACCAGACCTTTCATTCTTTCGCTCTTTAACAAAGTTGATATTCTGGCAAGCTCATCAGGGCCGCCGTTAGGGCGTGAATGCGTTCGGGGCGGGTTTGGGCTCCGTTTAGCTGCGTTTCAATTAGTGTCCGCTGTTCGGTGTTTAGCGGAAACGGTAACAATGCAGCCGCAATGGCATCGGCAAGGTCGGCATCCGTGGTTTTAGAAAAGGCGGTTTCAAAGTCCTCCCAATTCGCTTTTACCTGGAAACGCTGACCACCTTTTCGGGCCAGGAGTTGTGTATTTACATCGCCATCTTCTTTAGAGCGAACGGTCACCTCGGCGGCTTTCAGGACGTAGCTCGGCAATTGCATCCGAAACAGTAAACTCGACGAATCGATCCAGTTTCTGCCACCCGCCCACCCGGCCACATTGGGCGGGTAAAACAGGATCTGACCTAATGTTCGCTGGACAAAAATCTGCGTTTGGGGCTGTTCGAACGTTAGGCCGAGCGCATGACGCATTCCGGCCAGCAATTCTACCGGCGATTTGATGTGTGTGCCGATGTTTTTAGCCTCGTAGAACCAGTCAGCCGTAAACATGCTTTCCATCAGTCCGGCAATGTCGTACCCGCTTTTATAGAACTGCTCGGCCAACTGCTCGACCCGCTTTTTATCGTCCGTTTCATTGACGAAAAACCGGTAAATTTTGCCCGTCACAAACCGCGCCGTCTGCTTATTTTCCAGCAGCATGGCAATCACGTCTTCCCCTTTGAAGGCATCGGTTTTATTAAAAATGGTCTTTTCGCCTTCGTCGTGAACGCGTTCCCGGAAAACAAACTGGCCTTCGGGCGTAAACTGCCAACCCGTAAAGGCCCGCGCGGCTTCCTTAATATCATGTTCCGAATAGTTACCTCGCCCCAGCGTGAACAGTTCCATCACCTCACGGGCAAAATTCTCATTCGGGGCATTTTTGCGATTCTGCTGGTTGTTGAGAAATTGCAGCATGGCCGGTTCTTTCGAAACCGCCATCAGCAAATCGCCGAAGCGGCCAAGGGCGTTCTGCCGGATCGTATTGGCATATTGCTGCATAAACAGCGGATTCTGACCCATTGTCCGGCAGGCGAAATGGCCATGCCAGAACAAGGCCATCTTCTCCCGAAAAGCGCTCTTCCCCGACGCCATCTGGTCGAGCCACTGGAGGTTAAGATCACGGACTTTTTCGGCATTCATCCGGATTCGCTCCTTGAGCATGTCCCGATCAAGCTGCCCATTGCGCACCAGCCCTCGTAATGCCCGCTTCGTTGTGTTTTCATCAGGTTCAACGACCTTCAATGCCGCAAACGATTCGCTATCGCTGATGAGTTGGCGCACCACTTTCCGGAGTGGTTTCCGAGCCGCGTCATTGAGTTCGGCAGGGGTAGCGCCGAAGCCAGCCCGTGCAAACAGGTAACGGGTCTGTTGCAGTCTTGTCAGTTTGTCCATATGCCTTACTAGCTGGCGATGCGGGTATGACAAATGAATCGAGTTAGCGTTTAATAATGAGGGGATTAAATTTTGCTGATAATGAGTGATGTTATCGCTTGGGGGCCGTTCATCAGGGCTAAATCCATCCTCTCTAACACACTTTTTGATAAAATTGGAGGGAATTCCGTTTTATTGAATCTGTGCAACAGCTACCTGCTTAACTTCTATAAATGGAGTATGGCCTTCTTGGCTATATGCCCAAATAAAATAGGGACAGCGCCAAAATCCCTAGAAATATTTTAGTAAATGACTGATTATTCATAGCTGTTCTTTCCGGAAGTTATTTCTTATTGATTTGTGGAAATCGCCTAGTCTGGTAAGCGTAAAGTAAAGCTCCAAGCCAACTTAAAAATTGTGAATGTCACCTAAATAGCAACTATTGTAATTAATTTGCAAATTATTATTTGTTAATTGATAAGCCTGTAACTAATTATTCTAAAAATTGGCATAATCCATGCTTGAAGATAAGCTGTCACCTTAACACCATAGAAGTATGATTAAAAAACTATTCAACCGACCTTATGTACAATACATCCGCAACGGAATAGCCTTATTTCTCGTATCTACTATGTACCTTCGTTAGTCGACCTATCCGGTTCGACAGTTTCTTATGCAACGATTTTTACAGCTATTGTCGGGGTTGCTTTTATTCCTGACAACTACAGTTCTTACGGCTCAACCATTACCTCAATATACAGCGCAGCAACGAGCCAGTCAGCAGGCTCTTCAGAAGACGCTTACGGAATTTCAAACCAGCAATTATCAGCAGGCGCTAAATCTGGCCCGCCGTCTGAACCGCCCAATCGAACAGCGGCATGCCGACGGTACGGTGTCTGTGTTGCGGGGAATTACGGAGCGTGGTGAATTGCTGTATGATATGACGTATAGTGCCACTCGAGCGGGCCAGACTACCCGCACCAATGCGCTTTACGGAGGTGGCGGTCTGGGCGTGTCATTATCAGGAGAAACGCTTCAGGATAAACTTGCCTTTTGGGATGGCGGCAAAGTGCGTAGTACCCATATTGAGTTCAAAACGGGTTCCTCTAGTCGGGTTACCCAGATCGATAATGCCAGTACCCTTGATGTACATGCAACCCACGTAGCCGGTATCATGGTAGCTGCAGGTGTCAATACACAGGTTCGCGGTATGGCATACAGTACCAATCTACGGGCCTATAATTTTACCAATGACGTTTCAGAAATGAGTGCTGCGGCACCTAACCTCCTTGTCTCCAATCACTCTTATGGCACCGTTTCAGGCTGGTATTATAACGATACTCGTACAACGTCAACCAAATGGGAATGGCATGGCGATACTGCCATTAGCAAAACCGAAGATTATAAGTTTGGGCTTTATGATGCCAATGCAGTAAGCTGGGATAAAATCGCCCAGAACGCACCCGGCTATCTGATTGTGAAATCGGCGGGTAACGACCGGGGCGACGATGGCCCAGGAGCTGGTCAACCTTATTTTATTGGAAGTAGCAATGTTACGAGTACTGTTCCGCGTGCGAACCAGGATGGATACGATCTCATCAGTACATATGGAACAGCCAAAAATATTTTATTGGTAGGAGCTGTGAGTTACCTGACCAATGGGTATAATCAGCCTTCCGACGTTTCCTTAGCCGATTTCAGTAGTTGGGGGCCAACGGATGATGGTCGAATAAAACCTGATATTTCGGGTGTAGGCGTATCGGTGCTATCGACAAGCTCCGACAGTGATAGTGCTTATACAACGCTGAGCGGCACATCGATGTCGTCGCCCAATGTAGCCGGGTCGATATTGCTCCTCCAGGAGTTGTTTTCGCAGCGGAATACTGGTCGCTTTCTTCGCTCATCGACCCTCAAAGGGCTGGTTATTCATACCGCCAATGAAGCAGGATCAGCGCCCGGCCCCGATTATCGCTTCGGCTGGGGATTGCTGAACATGGAAAAGGCCGGGCGGGTCATTCTAAACGCCGATCAAAGCCATCTGCTCGACGAGCGCACGATCAGTCAGGGCGAAACCTACTCCCTAACCGTAGTCGCATCGGGGCGGGGACCACTCGTAGCAACCACCTGCTGGACCGATCCGGCCGGAACAGCCAGTTCCGGCCTGAATGATCGGACAATTAAACTCGTCAACGATCTCGATCTCCGCATCAGCGATGGGCAAACGACCTCCCAGCCGTGGGTGCTAGACCCGGCGAATCCGGCCAATGCGGCCACTCAGGGCGATAACATCCGCGACAATGTGGAGCAGATTCTGATTGCCAATCCAGTACCGGGCAAATCATACACGCTGACAGTTACGCACAAAGGCACGCTGAATGGCAGTAAGCAGGATTATGCGCTGTTAATCAGCGGTATTGGCGGAAAAACGTATTGCGCATCCGCACCCACCTCAACCGCCGACACCAAAATCAGTCGGGTACAATTTGGGAGTATCAATCAGGCTGGTTCGGACGGGTGTACGTCTTATACGGATTTTTCACAGGTAAAGACCTCTATTCAGGCTGGTCAGCAGCTTCCGCTGACGGTGTCGCTTGGCACGTGCGGAGGAGCGAAAAATGCCATCGTAAAAGCATTCATCGACTGGAATCAGAATGGCAGTTTCGATGATGCGGGCGAAACCGTGGCTACGTCCACTCTGCTGAATAATACAACCCAGTTTACCACAACGATTTCCGTTCCGGCCAGTGCACAAAGCGGTCAGATTCTGCGGTTACGCATTGTTGCGAGTGAAACCGATAATGCGGCCAACGTTCTTTCCTGCGGCAATTATACCAATGGTGAAACCCAGGATTACGGGCTCAACGTCGTACGAACCGCCAATGATCTGAGTGCCGTTGAGATGATCTCGCCTGATGTCAATTTCTGCTCAAACAGCGACTTGATCATCGCCATTCGGATTCGTAATCTCGGAACGGCGGTTCAGCGCAATGTGCCCGTAACCGTACGAATCTACGATCCTGGCGTTGCCGATGTGGCAACTTTAACCGGAACCATTCAACAAATCGGCGCTTTTCGGGATAGCATCCTGACCTTTCAGGTACCAGCCAGCACGCCATTGATGGCTGGTCATACCTATCGCTTCATCATTAACACGAACCTGGATGGTGATCAAAATCCGGACAACAATTTACTAACTGAAACCCGTACCACGGCCTCTAACCCCACGAACGGTCTGTTTACGGCCCTACGCTGTGGCAATGATACCGCCATTGCGTTGCATAACACGGGCGGAGGAGTTGCCTTCTGGTACGACGCACCAACCGGCGGCAATTTACTGGCGGCTGGCAATCAGACATCCGCTCCTACTATGCCACCCGGTGGTCTGTTTTATGCTTCTCTGAATGAATTTTCTACCGTTATCGGACCCGCTAATAAACAAACGTTTGGTGGTGGCAGCTATGCAGGAAATTTTGGTCCGTCTCCACTTATTACAACGAAAGTGCCGCTGATGCTCGAAAGTGCCCGGCTTTACATCGCCAGTGCAGGTCAACTGACGTTTACTGTTCGTAAATACGACAATACGGCCATTTCGAGTGTAACACTCGATGTCGCTCCAACAAGAAATAAAAGCCTGACAGCGACCGTGAACGGGCAACTTGTCGATGACCCGAATGATCAGGGGGCTGTCTATCCGCTTAACTTACGAATTCCCGAATCCGGTGATTATCAAATAACCATCGATTATGCAGGTGGCGCGTCTATATTCCGGAGTAATGTAAGCGTTGGTGGCTTTCCCTACCAGGTTAAAACGCAATCAGGAGCGCCGATTGTCAGCATTAAGGGTTCGTTGTATAACAGCGGGACAACGATTGATACGCTTAAAAATGCCTGGTACTATTTCTATAACCTCAAAATCCGTTCGCTCGATTGCCCGTCTGCCCAGCGAACGCCCGTTACATCAACCACCGGAATTGCTGCAACAGCCAGCATTACGCCAAATGGCTCGACCAGTATCTGTCAGGGAAGCAGTGTAACACTACAGGCTGCTACGGGCGTAGACTATACATTCCAATGGTTACGTAACGGACAAACTATTTCTGGCGCTACCAGCAGTACAGTTTTGGCTTCTACAGCCGGTAATTACGCGGTGAAGGTAGCCAATGCGTGTTCGCCTGTGCTGTCGGCTACGGTACCCATTTCGATTCAGGCACCCCAAACACCGGTCGTTA
This window harbors:
- a CDS encoding T9SS type A sorting domain-containing protein, translated to MINAQILPVSLVSFTAKPQGDHVQISWETVQERNADCFEVQRSYDLGEFTTVGRIAAKGATDQHHYYGFTDQRPLDGANYYRLTQIDTDGQALHSKIVAVVMDEVTPSMEVLGNPIDGQMIRVAMRNMAKATFHLTSLAGHELPLASDTQSDGSMLLKPAQPLTQGIYLLRAELNGRQLIQKIVVR
- a CDS encoding AIR synthase related protein, whose translation is MTDRYAQRGVSASKEDVHNAIAQLDKGLFPKAFCKIVPDTLAGDPDYCTIMHADGAGTKSSLAYLYWRETGDLSVWRGIAQDAVVMNTDDLICVGATGPMLLSSTIGRNKNLIPGEVIAEIINGTEEVLQMLRDYGIEIYSTGGETADVGDLVRTIIVDSTVIARMRRDQVISNDRIQAGDVLVGLASFGQATYETTYNGGMGSNGLTSARHDVLAHYLADKYPESFDPAIDRSLIYSGSKKLTDEIAVGSGENVTVGQLILSPTRTYAPVAKALLDELRSQIHGMVHCSGGAQTKVLHFIDDLHVIKDNLFPVPPLFQLIQQESGTSWQEMYKVFNMGHRLEVYLPENMAQQVIDISRSFGIDAQVIGHVEAYAGKKVTIKSEQGTFLY
- a CDS encoding Gfo/Idh/MocA family protein — encoded protein: MTRWGILGPGRIAHKFVQDLLTLPDAQLYAVASSNQQRADEFAQQYGATHAFGAYEDLLTLPDLDVVYVATPHTQHHKHAMMLLKGGVAVLGEKPFAMDGKQVQEMVDTARSGKVFLMEALWSRFMPGIVRAHELAQSGAIGKILSVKADFGFKAPFSPDGRLFNKALGGGALMDIGIYPLFLSYLMLGKPTSIKASAIFGTTGVDEQCGMVLTYEGGQLALLDSTLQAKTDCIGIIQGESGQIRIHSRFHETKGITLHLEDQEPTDFDFDRSTHGYDYEAQHVMQCLAEGRTESPIWSLDDSVNLMTLLDSIRAEAAIVY
- a CDS encoding DUF481 domain-containing protein codes for the protein MKTLHFFALTTVLLFFHFRVFAQIVEQPDPLRPSTPDSIKTTKTDSSEVATSSQDTTQAEQAAPSTPTFRYRFTADGTLTSGNVNRALLQLTSAIDYQLSDYFKLSSNPSFVYGKQNGLLAEREWFGDLRTTLRHEKRLYYLAFGSYERSNLRQINHRWTVAAGAGFKLLNRKRAYISLTDVLMQEYTDFQELNDINIFRNSARLYGEYTFDKDRWTVTHTAFYQPALGQYNIRWNASVSVQVKLTATTSLRTTLANAYESLIVPGRQNNDLRFTVGLVYEKK
- a CDS encoding LysM peptidoglycan-binding domain-containing protein, which translates into the protein METDNQTTNSRPTGNSSLPALTLIVLVGLIAALLYVGYEYISDDTNGSDELTNVALDTLSQQPVSQDNGEMLMAPEEVDTSSQPAPVDLSQAAPPADAPEANAQAEEVAEGNRETTDGKPGPNEKATAVKPADKKPEEAKKEEKPKEEKPKEEKPKAEKPKEEVVAEKPEVARPKIKPGGVSSSYTVGAGETFYGVANRYNMKVSTLKEMNPGVSESDVKAGITKLNVKVMAVHTVGPGDVLRVVAQKYGVSKEAIMRANKKEKDIATRGERLIIPFPGKQ
- the purE gene encoding 5-(carboxyamino)imidazole ribonucleotide mutase — translated: MVGIIMGSLSDRKVMQEAADMLTTLGVVWEMDIVSAHRTPEKMVEYAKTARDRGLRVIIAGAGGAAHLPGMVASLTTLPVIGVPVKSSNSIDGWDSVLSILQMPAGVPVATMALDGARNAGILAAQIIGSSDERVAQKLAQFKEELKEKVAEMSRQLTIAPGARP
- a CDS encoding DUF1501 domain-containing protein translates to MNRRDFLQQSALTTAGTLLIPHFLKAYETQAMGQLPGSTGKILVIVQLSGGNDGLNTVIPFRNDIYYRERPTIAIRPEKVLPLNDEIGLHPAMGSLKALYDEGLVTVINNVGYPNPDRSHFRSMDIWQTASDSDQYLRTGWVGRYLDAACAGKSQQPFRTIEVDDTLSLALKGNNLNGMAVLDPKKLYNQTRSGLVTKLGKEHHDEHESVSYLYKTLAETVSSAEYVYDKAKIQTSSTTYPNHELGNRLKTVSQFIQSGVETSVYYISISGFDTHINQPGQQERLLGQYAEAVGAFMTDLKAAGRQNDVLLMTFSEFGRRVKQNASNGTDHGTANNVFLIGGGMSSRRVLNEAPNLTALTDGDLTYSVDFRQIYATLLHDYLGTDDVAILGRKFESLKIV
- a CDS encoding DUF1800 domain-containing protein, which gives rise to MDKLTRLQQTRYLFARAGFGATPAELNDAARKPLRKVVRQLISDSESFAALKVVEPDENTTKRALRGLVRNGQLDRDMLKERIRMNAEKVRDLNLQWLDQMASGKSAFREKMALFWHGHFACRTMGQNPLFMQQYANTIRQNALGRFGDLLMAVSKEPAMLQFLNNQQNRKNAPNENFAREVMELFTLGRGNYSEHDIKEAARAFTGWQFTPEGQFVFRERVHDEGEKTIFNKTDAFKGEDVIAMLLENKQTARFVTGKIYRFFVNETDDKKRVEQLAEQFYKSGYDIAGLMESMFTADWFYEAKNIGTHIKSPVELLAGMRHALGLTFEQPQTQIFVQRTLGQILFYPPNVAGWAGGRNWIDSSSLLFRMQLPSYVLKAAEVTVRSKEDGDVNTQLLARKGGQRFQVKANWEDFETAFSKTTDADLADAIAAALLPFPLNTEQRTLIETQLNGAQTRPERIHALTAALMSLPEYQLC